CCCGTCCGGCAATTCTAGGATCTGTTCAACCTCTAGGTTGAAACTTCACACATATATAACTCCTTAAACATTCATCCTTTCCCTGAACACGCCCCAGATGCATACTTGTTTTCCGCTCTTCCTTGTATGCCATGAATCGGGTGGAGAATAAAATTTTCAACTCAGCGAATGAAGTGCTAGTTCCTGATGGCAGCCTTTCAAACCATTTGGATGTTACCAGGAAATAATTGCACCAACTAGCCTCATTGGTTCCTTGGACATGCATGTAATGATGGTAGGTTAATAAGTGCATGTCCGGGTCTGTCGTGCTGTCGTAAGTATCAATATTGGGAGTCTTAACCTTGCTTGGGTTCTTTAGGGGTGTTCATTATAGCTTCACAGAATGGTGTAGAGTGCCCTAATGCCATGTTTACCACGCCTTGTTGAATATGACATATTGATTCACGCCGGCGAGAGGCATTCCTTGGAAGACGAGACTCGGTGGCATGACTTTGATATGTGCGCGTGTTTGGTTGGAAAGGACGGTCCTGCATGACGGGAGTAGAGTTGGTGTCAGATATTTTAGACTCAATATCAGGTTCTTGGTAATTCTAACGTTGTACATTTCTACGTGGTCCCTCGTGTTGAGTTTCTCTCGATAATTGTGGGTCCTGCCGCAGATTCTCTTCTCGGCGAAGGAGACGATTGCTTGGAATAACGCATCCCCAATTAAATCTCCTAGTCGTATGTCTTGATGGTTCATTAATTTCCTATCTACGGGGAGCTTTCCCCTGCTTTCCAGACGTTGGATCTTAGTTGTATTACATTGCTACGGCCTGCCCCAGCATTCACCCATAAGCCGTGAGTCACATCTCCTGCTTCAGTTGTTCGAGTTGGGCCGGTACTATATATCAGCATGTTCTTCCTGATTTCTTTTTGAAGGGTTTGTTACATCTGCGCTTGGAAAGACGTATTCATTTCCTACTGAATGCCCGTTAAGATTTATCGTAATGTGCCTATTAAGACGGGATGATCCAAGTTCTCATCTAGCATTGTCTCTGTGATTCTGGGATCtaggtgtcctccaggagggggTGTATCTGGAACTCGCTGATCGGATCTTCTTCATTGGACCCCTACATGTCATGTATGCGGCGAGGTGTATGGCCTGCGTTAAAAAAATGATTCTCCTCTTTTGTGCCAAGGGATTCGTGATTGCTCCTAGGTGGGTCCCCCCTCGAGGAGTTTGATCACCAGAGCCTACTTGTTGTTTGACTTCCACGTTAGGTTGCTGAACAACCATGTTACTATACCCcccatccccccccccccacacaaACGGCGCCAAATGATGTGGGTTTATTTTGGATACTGAGGTGGATGCTAATATGGAGGTATCTGATAGTAAGGGAGAGATTAATTGTGCCCCATCTCGTGTGGATTTGAAGTATTTATAATCCTAGATTTCTTGTGAAATGCCCTAAAACCTAGGCAACTGATTAGCCAATCATTGCTGATGTGACATGTGTCCTTTAGTGTCAGCCTCCATTTTGAGCAAATTGTTAAAATGAGCTTTAATCTTTGGGTTAAACATTTGTGATCAACCCAAGAGGTTATTTTGTCTTTATTATCTCTCCATACTCGGTTGAAATAACTCCTAGCTAGTCATACGTGTTACGCGTGTCTAGCCAACGTGAAATGTTGTAACTGGAGATGTTTAATTTATAGCACATTAGAAATAATAAGAAATGTACTTATCTTCAATTATTATTGTTCAATAAACAAGAATCATCCTCAATATTCGGCATTCCTCAATACAGAATTTAAATCGCAATAAAACAAGGGATTATAAATCAGAAGCTTACTTGTTGAACTTATTCTTTCCCTATGTCCTTCAATTGTCGCCGTATCAAAATATAACTTGAAACTAGTTTCATCAATTTATTCCCTCAATattcatttaaaaataaaaacaaaaacaaaaacattttattttttaacctAAAGTCTTTTATAATTGTGTGTAAGTAAACTTTACCCTAAAAATTCAATCATGAAAAGTGTCATTTCTATACACCTTCAACAAATTAATTCCCATTTTACCCCTCCTAATTATGCCTACAAAGAAATGCATGTGTACGTGTAAATGAACTGACATTCTCTTTTCCGGCATGCATGGCTTCGTGCAACTCTTCAATATCCACCCGAATCCATTTTGGGTATTTTCACCGCACTTGAAATTCAGGCGAATAAAACGCACCACCTACCATGTAATATAATATCGAACCATATATATAATATCTACCTGAATCCAATTGCAGGTGTCCAGTACTTTCACCTTGTAAATCAGGCGAATAAAACGCACCACCTACTATGTAATATAATGTCGAACCATATATATAATATCCACCTGAATCCAATTACAGTTGTCCAGTACTTTCACCTTGAAAATCAGGCAAATAGAACGCGCCACCAACCCTGTCATATCCAACCTTATAATATCCACCTGAATCCAACCGAGGCGGGCTTCAGTTTCTCAAGATTTCCTAGTAGTAGCAATCGAAAACAACGAGGGTACATCCCCTTGTAGAATCAAGTTAGGGATCAACTGAGGCGGGCTTTCTCTATTCTGTTCCGCAACAACAACATTATGATGATGAGGATGATGTTCATAAGAAATGTAAGATGGTTGGTAATAATTGAGGGGTGGCTTGATTAATGGAGGATGTTCGTTATCTATAGGTAGTTCTTTAATGGTTGAACCACATTGTCTAGGCTGTGTTTGGTAGAAAACCTTTGAAAGGACAAATTCACCATCTCTTTCTTCCTCATTCGGGCCAATGTGATATTGGTGCATAACCCAGTTTGTTTTCTCTGGTTTTCTCTGCCTTCCATAGTTGGTGTACAATACTAATATCTTCTTGAACCCTTTTACTCCTCCATTTACGAGTATGGGTCGGGTTTTGCCTGTCTTATGCCACCTTGTCTCTCCGCCGTCTTCATCAGTGTGGACCTTTCTTCGCTTTCTTGTTCCGGTTGTGTATGCCTTTGAAGGGCAGTGAAAGAAATGTCGCATCACACCATCTTTGGTCACACCTAATTCAGAGTGAACAACAAGATATCACAAAATCAACTTTACAATCAAACTAAATAAGACTAATTCAGACTAGACCAAACCAGaccagaaaaataataaagataaGACCAGACAAGACAAATATACCAATATACCAAACCAAATCAGAAAAATAACCTTATTCTTATTCTCCCTGTGAACATACAGTACTTATTCTTATTACCTTattcttttttaaattaaataagataaattcagattATACCAACCCAaaccagaaaaataataaacaagatAAGACGAGATAAAGCAAAAAACACTCGCAGAAAACATTCAGATCAAACTAGACCAGAAActaaaaactagaaaaatcaaacTAGAACATGCGATGAGAACAGTACAATGTTCTTTCGTCTTAAGTAACAAACATACAACCAGAACTAATTTAAGGGTTACAATAATACTAAGACCCATATATGGCCATCATAATACACTTATAAGTTGAACCAGCCTCACATTTccttaattttcaagtttcatAAGAGTCGCAaactattactccctccgtattttttcaGGAGTCACATGTTGACCGACACAAGTATTAAGAAAGCTTAGTTGAATTTGATATAATAATGACGAAAGTGAGGTAGTTGACAACAAagaaatagtaaaaaaaaaaaaaaaaaagtgggaTGTAAAAGTTATACAAAAATGGAGTTGTTTTTAATTTAAGTGGGGTCGTCATAGGAAAGTaaacaaataataaacaattgggAGTAGATGTAATAGTTaccaaatacttcctccgtcttttaatactcgcaacgtttgttagtttcacgcatgccgatgcacaactttgatcatttatatcttaaattatctttatgcaaaaattataaaaagttgatattttgaaaatacacattgagacgaatctaacaagatcccacatgactatgttttatcttatacagAAAACACTacaaatagtcaaagtagattatatgaatagtgacaaaagtccaaacgttgcgagtattaaaagacggaggaagtataaaattGTGACTGCTAATAAAATACAGCCTGAAGTAGTAATTATGACTTCTAAAAGAATACAGAAGATGTATTATTTTAGAAACTGCTACTATTAAAATGATATTTGGTTGAAAGAAATTAGAGAGGGCAATGTGACTTCGTAGGAATTTGACATGTACCATATATGTTTGATATTACTTCCGGACAAACCAATGcatgatacaaacatgtttctTCCATTTACACTTGATTGAAGACCAATTTGATAACTTATTATCAACTCATAGTATAAACAATAGGGTAAATAAAACAGGAAATTAAAGTATCGTAATACTATAGTATAAACATGTACGTTCTC
This Spinacia oleracea cultivar Varoflay chromosome 6, BTI_SOV_V1, whole genome shotgun sequence DNA region includes the following protein-coding sequences:
- the LOC110800297 gene encoding NAC domain-containing protein 73, which produces MTWCNIKNPSTSNNININTNTDDNNNNNFPTITESSPSNHKHGGISNSKMNPLRTIACPSCGHHFSLQDQAGGINDLPGLPAGVKFDPTDPEILGHLEAKVKSDLSRLHPLLDEFIPTIEGENGICYTHPDKLPGVTKDGVMRHFFHCPSKAYTTGTRKRRKVHTDEDGGETRWHKTGKTRPILVNGGVKGFKKILVLYTNYGRQRKPEKTNWVMHQYHIGPNEEERDGEFVLSKVFYQTQPRQCGSTIKELPIDNEHPPLIKPPLNYYQPSYISYEHHPHHHNVVVAEQNRESPPQLIPNLILQGDVPSLFSIATTRKS